The Flavobacteriales bacterium genome window below encodes:
- a CDS encoding GAF domain-containing protein, with protein sequence MELSLKHGNTAVSTFAFATYGVIMCGVLGAMKSGYQFGKLGLILLEQYKAKEWKTQIYTPIYCLIVNWNEHIDQTPAPLQESYHIGMETGAIEFACMNTNIYCVHSYLSGKPLERLEVETRSYSQSFDQFKQETNFNYNEVYRQGMLNFLGRSKDSIVLTGEAYDEVKMKAQSEERNDQTGMFFLHFTKLILCYSFGEYEKAAMHAAESRKLLEAVLAKFEIPNHHFYEALTLLALYKRSSGVQKRKSIRRVRKTIRQMKKWAKDAPENYMHKYHLLKAELYRVKGRFKEAGLKYDEAIKVASQNNFTHEEAMAQELAGVFYIKQRSEGLAEHYLKSAYNNYREWGAQAKLRALEQEHPSYVSGVHSGAGLGTLSSSGSSSMGRTNSMLLDLSTVLKASAGITREIVLNKLLKNLMQIVMENAGADRGMLLLRENEDFVIQAMSENSGATVDILQWIQYTGSGILSETVVSYVIQSQKNAVVQDAKNDVRFTRCDYIKKSTVQSILCLPILNRGKLDGILYLENNHTTAAFTQDRVDLLALLSGQIAVSINNAILYENLEQKVADRTAQLAEEKKKSDDLLLNILPAETAEELKRDQKTTPRHFDMVTVMFTDFKGFTTMSEQLTPQEIVEEPGRCFGAFDRICDAHKIEKIKTIGDSYMCVGGLPIANSTHAADAVNAALKMRDWIKEYKAISREQGKPIFEIRIGLHTGPVVAGVVGSKKFAYDIWGDTVNTVARMEAAGEVGRVNISGSTYEAVKDLFECTYRGKVDAKHKGQVDMYFVESINSSVQK encoded by the coding sequence ATGGAGCTTTCCCTTAAACATGGAAATACTGCTGTATCGACCTTTGCCTTCGCCACCTATGGGGTGATCATGTGTGGGGTATTGGGAGCAATGAAATCAGGGTATCAGTTCGGAAAACTTGGCCTTATTTTGTTAGAGCAATACAAGGCGAAGGAGTGGAAAACACAGATCTACACACCGATCTATTGCTTGATCGTTAATTGGAACGAACACATTGACCAAACCCCGGCCCCGCTGCAGGAGTCGTACCATATCGGCATGGAAACCGGTGCCATTGAATTCGCCTGTATGAATACGAACATCTACTGTGTTCACAGCTATTTAAGTGGCAAGCCGCTGGAGCGGTTGGAAGTTGAAACCAGATCGTACAGCCAGAGTTTCGATCAGTTCAAGCAAGAGACGAACTTCAATTACAACGAGGTCTATCGACAGGGTATGCTGAATTTCCTTGGTCGATCGAAGGATTCCATCGTTTTGACCGGAGAAGCATACGACGAGGTTAAGATGAAAGCGCAAAGTGAAGAGCGGAACGACCAAACGGGCATGTTCTTTTTGCATTTCACCAAGCTCATCCTTTGTTATTCGTTTGGGGAATACGAAAAAGCCGCCATGCATGCCGCCGAGTCAAGAAAGCTTTTAGAGGCCGTATTGGCCAAGTTCGAGATTCCAAATCACCATTTCTACGAGGCATTGACCTTGTTGGCGCTCTACAAAAGGAGCTCAGGTGTTCAGAAGAGGAAGTCTATCCGAAGGGTTCGCAAAACCATTCGCCAAATGAAGAAATGGGCAAAAGATGCGCCGGAAAATTACATGCACAAGTATCATTTGCTCAAAGCAGAGCTATACAGGGTAAAGGGGCGGTTCAAAGAGGCAGGTTTGAAGTATGACGAAGCTATTAAAGTTGCCAGTCAGAACAACTTCACCCATGAAGAAGCCATGGCCCAGGAGTTGGCCGGTGTGTTCTACATAAAACAGCGGTCGGAGGGTTTGGCCGAGCATTACTTAAAATCTGCATACAACAACTATCGCGAGTGGGGTGCGCAGGCCAAGTTGCGAGCATTGGAGCAAGAGCATCCGAGCTATGTTTCCGGGGTACATTCGGGAGCGGGACTAGGTACTCTCTCATCGAGCGGTTCCAGTTCCATGGGTCGGACGAATAGCATGTTGCTCGACTTGAGTACGGTACTAAAAGCATCGGCCGGCATTACTCGTGAGATCGTACTGAACAAACTGCTAAAGAATCTGATGCAGATCGTAATGGAAAATGCGGGTGCGGATCGCGGAATGCTGTTACTACGAGAAAACGAGGACTTCGTGATTCAGGCCATGTCGGAAAATTCGGGTGCCACGGTCGACATTCTGCAATGGATACAATATACGGGAAGCGGTATTCTATCGGAGACCGTGGTTTCGTACGTGATTCAATCGCAGAAAAACGCCGTGGTCCAGGATGCCAAGAATGATGTGCGCTTTACGCGATGTGATTACATCAAGAAATCAACCGTACAATCGATCTTGTGCTTGCCGATCCTCAACCGAGGCAAACTTGACGGCATTCTTTATCTCGAAAACAATCATACCACGGCGGCCTTTACACAGGATCGCGTTGACCTGCTCGCCCTACTATCGGGGCAGATCGCCGTGTCGATCAACAACGCTATTCTGTACGAGAATCTGGAGCAGAAAGTTGCGGATCGTACGGCCCAGCTGGCAGAAGAGAAGAAGAAATCGGACGACCTCTTATTGAATATTTTGCCGGCGGAAACAGCTGAAGAGCTAAAGCGAGACCAAAAAACCACACCGCGTCACTTTGATATGGTCACCGTGATGTTCACTGATTTCAAAGGCTTTACCACTATGAGTGAGCAATTGACTCCTCAAGAGATCGTGGAAGAGCCGGGTCGATGTTTTGGGGCTTTTGATCGTATTTGCGACGCTCACAAGATCGAAAAGATCAAGACCATTGGAGACTCCTACATGTGCGTGGGCGGGTTGCCCATAGCCAATTCGACGCACGCCGCAGATGCGGTTAACGCCGCTTTGAAAATGCGCGATTGGATCAAAGAGTACAAAGCGATCTCTCGCGAGCAGGGCAAGCCGATATTCGAAATACGGATCGGTTTGCATACGGGGCCCGTGGTTGCCGGGGTCGTAGGATCAAAGAAGTTCGCCTACGATATTTGGGGCGATACCGTGAATACGGTGGCTCGGATGGAGGCGGCAGGCGAAGTCGGAAGAGTCAACATATCCGGAAGCACGTATGAGGCTGTAAAGGACCTATTCGAATGCACATACCGCGGAAAGGTAGATGCAAAACACAAAGGACAGGTCGATATGTATTTCGTTGAATCCATTAACTCCAGTGTACAAAAATGA